One window of the Lynx canadensis isolate LIC74 chromosome D3, mLynCan4.pri.v2, whole genome shotgun sequence genome contains the following:
- the UNC119B gene encoding protein unc-119 homolog B: MSGSNPKAAAAGSAAGPGALVAGKEEKKKAGGGVLNRLKARRQAPPHATEDGIGAAVTEQELLALDTIRPEHVLRLSRVTENYLCKPEDNIYSIDFTRFKIRDLETGTVLFEIAKPCVSDQEEEEEEEEGGDVDISAGRFVRYQFTPAFLRLRTVGATVEFTVGDKPVSNFRMIERHYFRERLLKNFDFDFGFCIPSSRNTCEHIYEFPQLSEDVIRLMIENPYETRSDSFYFVDNKLIMHNKADYAYNGGQ, encoded by the exons ATGAGCGGGTCGAACCCGAAGGCTGCGGCCGCGGGGTCAGCGGCTGGGCCGGGGGCGCTGGTGGCCGgcaaagaggagaagaagaaggcagGCGGCGGTGTCCTGAACCGACTCAAGGCGCGGCGGCAGGCGCCCCCCCACGCGACAGAGGACGGCATCGGGGCGGCGGTCACGGAGCAGGAGCTGCTGGCTCTGGACACCATCCGGCCCGAGCACGTCCTGCGCCTCAGCCGGGTCACCGAGA ATTATTTATGTAAGCCTGAAGATAACATCTACAGTATTGATTTCACCCGCTTCAAAATTCGAGATTTGGAGACAGGGACGGTGCTTTTTGAGATTGCCAAACCTTGTGTTTCAG accaagaggaggaggaggaggaggaggaaggtggagATGTGGATATCAGCGCTGGACGTTTTGTCCGCTATCAGTTCACACCGGCATTTCTCCGCCTCCGCACAGTCGGGGCTAC AGTGGAGTTCACAGTGGGAGACAAACCTGTGTCAAACTTCCGGATGATCGAGCGGCACTATTTCCGGGAACGCTTGCTGAAAAACTTTGACTTTGATTTCGGCTTCTGCATCCCCAGCAGTAGAAACACTTGTGAACATATCTATGAGTTTCCCCAGCTTTCTGAGGATGTCA TTCGTCTGATGATTGAAAATCCCTATGAGACCCGTTCTGACAGCTTCTACTTTGTTGACAACAAGCTGATAATGCACAACAAGGCCGATTATGCCTATAATGGAGGCCAGTGA